From a single Betaproteobacteria bacterium genomic region:
- the ispH gene encoding 4-hydroxy-3-methylbut-2-enyl diphosphate reductase, whose product MIEPDVLLANPRGFCAGVDRAIEIVERALTLHGAPIYVRHEIVHNKFVVDDLRSKGAVFIEDLADVPVGATLVFSAHGVSKAVRIEAAQRGFHVFDATCPLVKKVHVEVMKRRQDGFEVVMIGHEGHPEVEGTMGQSEAGMYLVETADDVAKLNIPAGTPLTYVSQTTLSVDDCQIVIDALKQKFPQIVGPKHDDICYATQNRQDAVKFMAPQVEVVLVVGSRTSSNTNRLRELADTLGCTTYQVDSAEEVQPEWIAGKRRIGVTSGASAPEVLVRDVVAKLKSMGASSVRELDGITENITFPLPKGLSRDGTAD is encoded by the coding sequence ATGATTGAACCAGACGTACTCCTCGCCAACCCCCGGGGCTTTTGTGCCGGCGTCGATCGTGCCATCGAGATCGTGGAACGCGCGCTGACGCTGCATGGCGCCCCCATTTACGTGCGGCACGAGATCGTGCACAACAAGTTCGTGGTCGATGACTTGCGGAGCAAGGGCGCGGTATTCATCGAGGATCTTGCTGATGTGCCGGTAGGTGCCACGCTTGTGTTCAGCGCGCACGGCGTCTCCAAAGCGGTCCGCATCGAAGCCGCCCAGCGTGGCTTTCATGTGTTCGATGCGACCTGCCCGCTGGTGAAAAAGGTTCACGTCGAGGTGATGAAGCGGCGCCAGGATGGCTTTGAGGTGGTGATGATTGGCCACGAAGGACATCCTGAGGTCGAAGGCACGATGGGTCAATCAGAAGCAGGAATGTATCTCGTGGAAACCGCGGACGATGTCGCGAAATTGAACATCCCGGCAGGCACACCATTGACCTACGTCTCGCAAACCACGCTGTCCGTGGATGACTGTCAGATTGTGATCGATGCACTGAAACAAAAGTTTCCGCAAATCGTCGGCCCAAAGCACGACGACATCTGCTACGCCACCCAAAACCGTCAGGACGCCGTCAAATTCATGGCGCCGCAGGTGGAGGTAGTGCTGGTGGTCGGTTCACGAACCAGTTCGAACACCAATCGCCTGCGCGAATTGGCTGACACGCTGGGATGCACCACATACCAGGTGGATAGCGCGGAGGAAGTGCAACCCGAGTGGATCGCCGGCAAGCGAAGAATTGGTGTGACCTCGGGCGCGTCGGCACCGGAAGTGCTGGTACGCGACGTGGTCGCCAAATTGAAATCGATGGGCGCGTCAAGCGTGCGTGAGCTTGACGGAATTACCGAGAATATTACCTTCCCTCTGCCGAAGGGGCTGTCCCGCGATGGGACGGCTGATTAA
- a CDS encoding pyrrolo-quinoline quinone — translation MYCNTSSPSAADLTNPLVCKRNGKDNVSGLVPYFRYWGASGANVAYPVATGTNATSFNKVQTLASNPYYFNIDANEYCSDDNLTTCALATAAGAAPAGFTLPAPIRYCKTLADAQATTAITGNSGAPATPRCRKKFDVSKYLYPRYGRFSRVDIEPATPSYPKPLTSARTDCAAAASCTYAEEAKNFANWFSYYRTRLAMMKTATGRAFLPIDDRYRVGFMTINPNNPVTASKYLKVGKFDATQRSNWYTKLYAQSTNGSTPLREALSRAGRYYANVTNGINSGMSDDPMTHSCQQNFTLLTTDGYWNSNAGQNLTGAGVGNQDNADSGFTKRVDGAFDGALSGASDTLADVAAYYYKQDLRTSGPLSANNVPTNESAKDKATYQHMVTYTLGLGIQGLMDYRTDYETNAASDFAKIKGSASTCSWASGVCNWPLPAQNSPSAIDDLWHAAVNGRGIYFSAADPNSLADGISGALSALKVQTAAASASATSSPNITPTNNAIFSSTFRTTVWDGEIVAQKIDPNTGNVIPAILWSAQALLDAKVSATGDTRTIWAPDSSSGNKLKTFDWSSLSTSASGSIAAERPYFANKCTALSQCPLLSVAERSDANDGQNLVNYLRGRSEFEGNAFRNREHVLGDSVNATPEYVKDAEGEFVDAVVPTFATFKASSAITGRKGVLYIAANDGMLHAIDGANGNELWAYVPRIVMPNLHKLATDNWGVRHVYSVDGSPTTASIYAGASPTGAWKTILVAGLGKGGRGFYALDVTDPDNPKGMWETCSDPTLCASPNNVDADMGYSFGTPVITKRPTDGKWVVLVTSGYNNVLPGTGKGYLYMLDALTGVVLKKVTTNVGTTTQPSGLAKLSGYSNNPVTDNTSLYVYGGDLLGNLWRFDLQVDPPTVKHIADLKDSGGKPQSITAKPEITKINGKPIIYIGTGRYLGGDDLSDPATLVPPQPWAYQQSIYAIRDTDVDYGNVRTSGRLVEQTLTDLGTTRTVSSNAVDYGNKDGWFIDLNPGGASPGERANLDIQIASGTIVVVTNVPNNTPCTVGGDSFLYSFDFKTGGKIDTAPYAGQKITGQVAVGNIVIQLPDKSIKTIVTGATGDKTSFPVPRNSGGEGARRISWREIFNW, via the coding sequence GTGTATTGCAATACAAGTTCTCCTTCCGCCGCCGACCTGACCAATCCCCTCGTTTGCAAACGCAACGGCAAGGACAACGTCTCTGGATTGGTTCCTTATTTTCGCTATTGGGGCGCGAGCGGCGCCAACGTGGCATATCCGGTGGCGACAGGCACCAATGCGACATCATTTAATAAAGTGCAAACGCTTGCTTCCAATCCTTACTACTTCAACATCGATGCGAACGAGTATTGCAGTGACGACAACTTGACGACCTGCGCGCTTGCCACGGCGGCTGGCGCTGCACCGGCGGGTTTCACGCTCCCCGCGCCAATCCGCTACTGCAAAACGCTCGCCGATGCGCAAGCAACGACCGCCATCACCGGCAATTCCGGAGCGCCCGCGACACCGCGTTGCCGCAAGAAATTCGACGTGTCCAAATATCTCTATCCCCGATATGGGCGCTTTAGCCGCGTCGATATCGAGCCGGCGACCCCAAGCTATCCCAAGCCCTTAACGTCCGCGCGTACGGACTGCGCTGCCGCGGCGTCGTGTACCTATGCCGAGGAAGCGAAGAACTTTGCCAACTGGTTTAGCTACTATCGCACCCGCCTTGCCATGATGAAGACCGCAACGGGTCGCGCATTCTTGCCGATCGACGATCGTTATCGCGTTGGCTTCATGACCATCAACCCGAACAATCCCGTCACGGCAAGCAAGTATTTGAAAGTGGGGAAATTTGACGCCACGCAGCGCAGCAACTGGTATACCAAACTTTATGCGCAAAGCACCAACGGATCCACGCCGCTACGCGAAGCGTTGTCCCGGGCCGGTCGCTACTACGCAAATGTGACCAACGGAATTAACTCCGGCATGTCCGATGATCCGATGACGCATTCCTGCCAGCAGAATTTTACGTTGCTGACAACGGATGGCTATTGGAACAGTAACGCCGGGCAAAACCTGACTGGTGCCGGTGTGGGAAACCAGGATAACGCGGACAGCGGATTTACCAAACGAGTGGATGGTGCATTTGACGGAGCGCTGTCTGGTGCGAGCGATACGCTGGCGGACGTGGCTGCTTACTATTACAAGCAGGATCTTCGTACCTCAGGCCCGCTCTCGGCCAACAACGTGCCGACGAATGAATCGGCCAAGGACAAGGCAACGTATCAACACATGGTTACCTACACCCTCGGCCTCGGCATCCAGGGCTTGATGGACTATAGAACTGATTACGAAACCAACGCGGCAAGTGATTTTGCAAAGATCAAAGGAAGCGCTTCGACCTGTTCCTGGGCTTCCGGTGTATGTAACTGGCCATTGCCTGCGCAGAATTCACCATCCGCGATTGATGATTTGTGGCATGCCGCCGTCAACGGGCGGGGCATTTACTTTAGTGCCGCGGACCCGAATTCGCTTGCGGATGGTATTTCTGGGGCGCTGTCGGCGCTGAAGGTGCAAACAGCGGCCGCATCGGCCTCGGCAACGTCCAGCCCGAATATCACGCCGACCAACAATGCAATCTTCAGCTCGACTTTCCGGACAACGGTATGGGATGGAGAAATCGTTGCACAGAAAATCGACCCGAATACCGGTAACGTCATTCCTGCCATTCTCTGGTCCGCCCAGGCTTTGCTCGATGCCAAAGTGAGCGCCACGGGTGATACCCGCACCATCTGGGCGCCTGATTCGTCGTCGGGGAACAAACTCAAGACCTTTGACTGGTCCAGTCTTTCCACCTCCGCGTCCGGGAGCATCGCCGCGGAGCGCCCGTACTTTGCGAACAAATGTACCGCTTTGTCGCAGTGTCCGTTGTTGTCTGTTGCCGAGCGAAGCGATGCCAACGACGGACAGAATCTGGTTAACTACCTGCGTGGCAGATCGGAGTTCGAGGGTAACGCGTTTCGAAATCGGGAACACGTGTTGGGCGATTCGGTCAATGCCACACCTGAATATGTGAAGGACGCGGAAGGCGAATTCGTCGATGCCGTCGTGCCGACATTTGCCACATTCAAAGCGAGTTCAGCGATCACTGGGCGCAAAGGGGTACTTTACATTGCCGCCAATGACGGCATGTTGCACGCCATCGACGGCGCGAATGGAAATGAATTGTGGGCGTATGTGCCGAGGATCGTCATGCCGAATTTGCACAAATTGGCAACCGACAATTGGGGCGTGCGTCACGTTTATTCCGTGGATGGCTCGCCGACAACGGCGAGTATTTATGCGGGCGCGAGCCCAACAGGGGCCTGGAAGACCATCCTCGTTGCGGGACTGGGCAAAGGCGGGCGCGGCTTCTATGCGCTTGATGTAACGGACCCGGACAATCCCAAGGGAATGTGGGAGACCTGTTCGGATCCGACGCTCTGCGCGAGCCCTAACAACGTTGACGCGGATATGGGTTACTCCTTTGGAACGCCTGTCATCACCAAGCGGCCCACTGATGGCAAGTGGGTGGTGCTCGTCACCTCGGGCTACAACAATGTGCTTCCCGGCACCGGCAAGGGCTATTTGTACATGCTCGACGCTCTCACTGGAGTGGTACTGAAGAAAGTCACGACCAATGTGGGCACCACAACCCAGCCCAGTGGTTTGGCAAAACTGTCGGGTTATTCAAACAATCCAGTTACTGACAACACGTCATTGTATGTCTACGGTGGTGACCTGCTGGGTAACTTGTGGCGCTTCGACTTGCAGGTTGATCCCCCTACGGTGAAACACATCGCCGACCTGAAGGATTCTGGTGGCAAGCCTCAATCGATCACAGCCAAGCCTGAAATTACAAAGATAAACGGAAAGCCGATCATATACATTGGAACCGGACGTTATCTGGGTGGCGATGATCTATCGGATCCGGCAACCTTGGTTCCTCCCCAGCCGTGGGCCTACCAGCAGTCGATTTATGCGATTCGCGACACCGACGTCGATTATGGGAATGTCCGCACATCTGGACGATTGGTGGAACAGACTCTGACCGACTTGGGAACAACGCGGACAGTGAGTTCGAACGCGGTCGACTATGGAAACAAGGATGGTTGGTTTATCGATTTGAACCCGGGCGGTGCATCTCCCGGCGAACGCGCGAATCTCGATATCCAGATTGCCAGTGGCACGATCGTCGTGGTGACCAACGTACCGAACAACACGCCGTGCACAGTTGGTGGTGACAGTTTCCTGTATTCCTTTGACTTCAAGACCGGGGGAAAAATCGATACCGCTCCTTATGCGGGGCAGAAAATCACCGGACAGGTGGCGGTCGGTAACATTGTCATTCAACTTCCGGACAAGAGCATCAAGACCATTGTAACGGGTGCGACCGGAGACAAGACGAGCTTCCCTGTGCCGCGCAATAGTGGCGGCGAGGGTGCAAGACGTATTTCCTGGAGGGAGATTTTCAATTGGTAA
- a CDS encoding PilW family protein: MNKTSGFSLVELMVGMLVGLIGTMVIFQVFAISEGQKRTTTSGGDASQSAAFALFSLERELRVAGQGFNNNGLLGCSIRVYDDDSPPPKSRLQGLVPAVITAGAGNLPDQLSISFVSSDIVNPPSQISADVSGNGTISVDDRGFYQPGDVLVLSQLDDTGNNATVAGVPHHCAMFRVTALPALTKELAHAPAPGNYIDPTGSSRPIRFNHPAGIDNGWTPAGLTFAKGVTGSEAGGYVYNMGNALSSATYSIVNNQLMRNDDMTSASATNPAPIADGIVQMKVLYGIDTPPFDSQISASEWTKISPATPAGWQRLLAVKLALVARSALREKADPVTGLCTVTEAAPQWYGAGTAGVDIPLDVSADPDWKCYRYKVFQTIVPLRNMAWKPVR; this comes from the coding sequence ATGAATAAAACTAGTGGTTTTTCGCTGGTCGAACTGATGGTCGGCATGCTGGTCGGCTTGATCGGCACGATGGTCATTTTCCAGGTGTTCGCTATTTCCGAAGGCCAGAAGCGCACGACGACATCCGGCGGCGATGCCTCGCAGAGTGCGGCATTTGCCCTTTTTAGTCTCGAGCGCGAGCTACGCGTTGCCGGACAAGGTTTCAACAACAACGGATTGCTCGGTTGCTCGATTCGCGTCTACGACGATGATTCTCCACCGCCAAAGAGCAGGTTGCAGGGGTTGGTGCCGGCGGTAATCACGGCAGGGGCGGGAAATTTGCCCGACCAGTTGAGCATTTCCTTTGTTTCCAGTGACATCGTGAATCCACCATCCCAGATTTCTGCTGACGTTAGCGGAAATGGGACAATTTCCGTCGATGACCGCGGCTTTTACCAGCCCGGAGATGTTCTGGTGCTTTCACAATTGGACGACACCGGAAATAATGCGACAGTCGCGGGAGTTCCGCACCACTGCGCCATGTTTCGCGTGACCGCTCTTCCGGCGCTGACAAAGGAGCTTGCCCATGCTCCGGCACCTGGCAACTACATCGATCCCACCGGCAGCTCGCGGCCAATACGTTTCAATCACCCTGCGGGCATTGACAATGGCTGGACGCCTGCTGGCTTGACCTTTGCAAAAGGCGTGACGGGATCAGAGGCCGGGGGCTATGTATATAACATGGGCAATGCGCTCAGTTCGGCCACGTATTCCATTGTCAACAATCAATTGATGCGAAACGATGACATGACCAGCGCGAGCGCTACGAACCCGGCTCCGATCGCGGACGGTATTGTGCAGATGAAGGTCTTGTATGGCATTGATACTCCTCCTTTCGACAGTCAGATCTCTGCAAGTGAGTGGACCAAAATTTCTCCGGCGACGCCTGCCGGATGGCAGCGGCTACTGGCGGTCAAGCTGGCACTTGTGGCGCGTAGCGCATTGAGAGAAAAAGCAGATCCCGTCACCGGGCTGTGCACGGTGACCGAGGCAGCACCGCAGTGGTATGGCGCAGGCACTGCGGGCGTTGACATTCCACTTGATGTGAGCGCCGACCCCGACTGGAAATGCTATCGCTACAAAGTTTTCCAAACCATCGTACCGTTACGCAATATGGCTTGGAAGCCGGTCCGTTAA
- a CDS encoding GspH/FimT family pseudopilin produces the protein MEQLHDLLGNEERRDVLTMAKQRGMSLIEMLVALAIAAILLVTAFPMYSAWVQNTQIRTGAEAMLNGLQFARSEAVSRNTNVQFEMTSAGTTSWRVSEASDPDGLVIQTRSGAAGSATAKATPTPADATIVTFNALGRVLTPNPSDGSMPISQVQIETSIASFTDARNLRVTVSPGGQVRMCDPDPSIPTGDTRKC, from the coding sequence GTGGAACAACTCCACGACTTGCTGGGTAACGAAGAAAGGCGAGACGTGCTAACCATGGCCAAACAGCGCGGAATGTCGTTGATCGAGATGCTGGTCGCGCTCGCGATCGCGGCCATCCTCCTGGTGACCGCATTCCCGATGTATTCCGCCTGGGTGCAAAACACGCAAATTCGTACCGGTGCGGAAGCTATGCTGAATGGATTGCAATTTGCCCGTTCGGAAGCGGTTAGCCGGAATACAAATGTGCAATTTGAAATGACCAGCGCGGGTACAACCAGTTGGCGGGTCAGTGAGGCCAGTGATCCGGATGGCCTCGTGATTCAGACACGTTCGGGCGCTGCCGGTTCTGCCACGGCCAAGGCGACACCAACGCCTGCGGATGCAACAATCGTGACATTCAATGCGCTTGGCCGCGTGCTTACGCCAAACCCAAGTGACGGATCCATGCCGATTTCTCAAGTTCAAATTGAAACGTCAATTGCATCGTTTACTGACGCGCGAAATTTGCGAGTCACGGTCAGTCCTGGCGGGCAAGTACGGATGTGCGATCCGGACCCGTCAATTCCCACTGGCGACACGCGCAAGTGCTAA
- a CDS encoding prepilin-type N-terminal cleavage/methylation domain-containing protein, with the protein MKRTSQANAGFTLIEVLIVVAIIGILSAIAMPMYGDYVTRSKIQQATAGLGDARVKMEQFFLDNRTYAGGAAPGPAVGRQDFLCQRHGTLTLVVRRRQVPIPSRRLGRREKEWAALCTR; encoded by the coding sequence ATGAAAAGAACAAGTCAAGCCAACGCCGGCTTTACCCTGATCGAAGTTTTAATCGTGGTGGCGATCATCGGAATTCTTTCGGCTATCGCGATGCCGATGTATGGCGATTATGTTACGCGGTCGAAGATTCAGCAGGCGACGGCGGGTCTTGGTGATGCGCGGGTCAAGATGGAGCAGTTCTTTCTGGACAACCGCACTTATGCGGGTGGTGCCGCGCCTGGGCCTGCGGTTGGCAGGCAGGATTTCCTGTGCCAACGTCACGGTACTTTGACTTTAGTTGTGCGTCGACGGCAAGTACCTATACCATCACGGCGACTGGGAAGGCGGGAGAAGGAATGGGCGGCTTTGTGTACACGGTAA
- a CDS encoding helix-turn-helix domain-containing protein, translated as MSGTHLTLEERYLIHSAMLGGMSPTRIARQLKRDRSMIYDEPRGRGRGQYCPHVARSPARSGE; from the coding sequence ATGAGTGGCACACACCTCACCTTGGAGGAAAGATACCTGATTCACAGCGCGATGTTGGGAGGAATGAGTCCGACGCGGATTGCGCGTCAGTTGAAGCGTGACCGTTCAATGATTTACGACGAGCCGCGCGGTCGCGGTCGGGGTCAATATTGCCCGCATGTTGCCAGGTCACCCGCGCGCAGCGGCGAATAG
- a CDS encoding thioredoxin family protein: MALLLAPLFRLIAFSLLAVASVVAAAPVKTPHVEAELVARNQAFQPGQPVEVALRLKIIDHWHTYWQNPGDSGLPTRLAWKLPAGFSAGPIEWPFPKKLPLGPLMNFGYDGEVMHLVTLQTPAGIKTGSPVTVAAKADWLVCSDVCIPESADVSITLTAVNSTPLPDTRWVDAFAKAHLALPGKIENWTTSATIADGKLVIEFAPPKDTSISIADASFFPLREDLIANAAVQVLSKTASGYRLSIPTADPVNAALKSVDGVIVASSGWSNATTGKAVAFSAPLTISNVMSPRTAVPALPNSASASSQMGLFAALLFALAGGLLLNLMPCVFPVLGIKIMSFARHAQSDPALMRKQGFAFLFGVLVSFWILAGILIALRSAGESIGWGFQLQSPLFVTLLAVLFMLMALNLSGVFEMGLRLQTVAGGLAPRGHSTLIDALFSGVLATIVATPCTAPMMGAALGFTLSQPPALSLLVFTAIAIGMALPVLTLSLAPQWLRYLPKPGAWMDTFKKFLAFPLYATVAWLAWVLGSQIGNDGAAKLLFGLVIIALAAWLYGHWQGSKPVRASLVALVIALCGLAIAWPNALHTGAPGARTDDGWVPYSTQKIAELRGQHKAVFVDFTATWCITCQVNKRVALNQENVVQRFKELDIVRMKADWTVKDPEITSALAAFGRNGVPLYVFYPANGEPHTLPEILTPAIVLSAIETGNSSKVIR; encoded by the coding sequence ATGGCTCTCCTCCTCGCCCCGCTTTTCCGCCTGATTGCATTTTCACTGCTCGCTGTCGCGTCGGTCGTGGCGGCGGCACCGGTCAAAACACCCCACGTCGAAGCTGAATTGGTCGCCCGCAACCAGGCTTTTCAGCCGGGCCAGCCGGTTGAGGTGGCGTTGCGACTGAAAATCATCGATCACTGGCACACCTATTGGCAAAACCCGGGCGACTCCGGTTTGCCCACACGCCTCGCATGGAAGCTGCCTGCGGGGTTCTCCGCTGGACCCATTGAATGGCCATTCCCGAAGAAGTTGCCACTTGGGCCGCTCATGAATTTTGGCTATGACGGCGAAGTCATGCATCTGGTCACTTTGCAAACGCCGGCGGGTATCAAGACCGGTTCGCCGGTCACGGTTGCTGCAAAGGCAGATTGGCTCGTTTGCAGCGATGTCTGTATTCCGGAAAGCGCCGACGTTTCGATCACGCTTACTGCCGTTAACTCAACACCGCTCCCGGATACGCGCTGGGTTGACGCATTCGCAAAAGCTCACCTTGCGCTGCCGGGCAAGATTGAAAACTGGACGACGTCGGCGACAATCGCCGACGGAAAGCTCGTGATCGAATTCGCTCCACCCAAAGACACGTCGATTTCAATTGCCGATGCATCTTTTTTTCCGCTGCGCGAAGATCTGATCGCCAACGCCGCCGTGCAGGTTTTGAGCAAGACTGCTTCGGGTTATCGCCTGTCGATTCCCACGGCAGACCCGGTCAACGCAGCGCTCAAGTCTGTCGATGGCGTAATTGTCGCCTCTAGCGGTTGGAGTAATGCAACCACCGGAAAGGCGGTCGCTTTTTCCGCGCCGCTGACGATTTCCAATGTTATGTCGCCAAGAACTGCCGTTCCCGCGCTGCCAAACAGCGCATCGGCTTCAAGTCAGATGGGACTGTTCGCGGCATTGCTGTTCGCGCTGGCGGGCGGGCTCCTGCTGAATCTGATGCCCTGTGTATTCCCGGTGCTCGGCATCAAGATCATGAGCTTTGCCCGGCACGCACAGAGCGACCCCGCGCTAATGAGAAAACAAGGATTTGCGTTTCTGTTTGGTGTGCTGGTTTCCTTCTGGATTTTGGCGGGGATACTCATCGCGCTTCGATCCGCGGGCGAGTCGATCGGCTGGGGGTTTCAGCTCCAGTCGCCCCTGTTCGTCACATTGCTTGCCGTGCTATTCATGCTGATGGCGTTGAATCTGAGCGGCGTATTTGAAATGGGCTTGCGGCTCCAGACCGTGGCCGGCGGTCTTGCGCCGCGGGGTCATAGCACGCTGATCGATGCGCTCTTTTCCGGCGTGCTGGCGACCATCGTCGCGACGCCATGCACTGCCCCGATGATGGGCGCGGCCCTCGGTTTCACGCTATCGCAGCCGCCGGCCTTGTCGCTGCTGGTGTTCACCGCCATTGCAATAGGCATGGCGCTGCCAGTACTGACGCTGTCGCTCGCGCCACAATGGCTACGATACTTGCCCAAACCGGGGGCGTGGATGGATACGTTCAAAAAATTCCTGGCATTTCCGCTGTATGCGACCGTTGCCTGGCTCGCGTGGGTGTTGGGTTCGCAGATCGGCAATGATGGCGCTGCAAAACTATTGTTCGGGCTGGTGATTATCGCGCTGGCGGCGTGGCTGTACGGCCACTGGCAGGGTTCCAAGCCCGTGCGTGCGTCTCTGGTTGCGCTCGTCATTGCGCTATGCGGACTTGCGATCGCGTGGCCGAATGCCTTGCACACTGGCGCGCCGGGCGCCCGCACGGACGATGGATGGGTGCCTTACTCGACGCAGAAAATCGCGGAATTGCGCGGCCAGCACAAAGCGGTATTCGTGGACTTCACGGCAACGTGGTGCATTACCTGCCAGGTAAACAAACGTGTTGCCCTGAATCAGGAAAACGTCGTCCAGCGTTTTAAGGAGCTCGACATCGTGCGCATGAAAGCCGATTGGACCGTAAAGGATCCTGAAATTACCAGCGCCTTGGCGGCGTTCGGGCGCAACGGCGTGCCGCTTTATGTTTTCTACCCCGCAAACGGCGAGCCGCATACCTTGCCCGAAATACTTACGCCCGCCATCGTCCTGTCGGCGATCGAGACCGGGAATTCGTCGAAGGTCATTCGTTAG